The Cyclopterus lumpus isolate fCycLum1 chromosome 1, fCycLum1.pri, whole genome shotgun sequence sequence ACGGAGGTTCGGGGTACCTGTGTGAGATGGAGCCTGTCGCACACTTTGGTTTAGGTAACTTCCTTTTTCCTTTATAATCCATTCACACTGGAAGAAAATGGGTTTATTTTGATCACAAAAATAACCGGGGATATCGTAATCCTACAATTACCGTTGAAATGAACTTCAACTTCTAACTTCAACTTCTActtttttattgtacatttaaaaagaatattaaaGATTTTGGGAAATGCACGTATTCACTTTTATTCGCTTTCTTGCCTAGACTAGTCTAACTTAGCTTATGAGAACTGGAAGCAGATAGAAACAGACTTTGGTCTGTCCacagtttaaaaaaggtgcCATACATCACCATCGATAATGAGAATCAGAGCACCTTTGTAACTGTGGCTACAGAGCATGCCACATAACAGTATCGTCCCAGATTTGATCCAGCTTTtggacctttgttgcatgtcatatCCCACTCCCTGCATCTATACTatcaaataatgaaaataataataaatccctTCCTTCATTATGTCACATATGTTGTCCTAACACCCAGAGGAAATTGTGTAACTTTTTGAAAGGTTTATTCACCTCTTGTGTGATGATCCGTCATTTCTTTCTACCCTCGACTCCCAGGAACCGACGAGGCGACGGTGCTGGACGTCTCCTGGCCAGACGGCAGCTCCATCACTCGAACCCTTCAGCCTGGTGAAATGAACTCAGTGGTGGAAGTGGCCTATCCCAAAGAAGGGGAGTCGTCTCTGCTTGCTAATGACACGCAGGTACGCAGAAGTGATCCACGGCGTGAATTATGAACACGGGGTAATGCTCCAGGCAGTCTGTGATAGGGGCGTAAAAACATATCTAAATCACCACagtctttttctctgtgtcaAATTCACTTCGGTTTGAAGCAGttttacaacaaaacaacaacagaagacgACACAAGTCTCTTgcttcctttttgttgttgtgtcagcAGTCAGTCAGCAGTGCTACTGattgctgacacacacacaatccttttttgtatttttctctgtctgcaaatatcaataaatgtctttcttctttttgtttagtGTGGTGAAGGGTTTACTGTCAAGAATGGCCGCTGTGCAGGTAAGAAATAAAATCAAATTGACTCAGTTCTTTAaaatcaaatatttgttttctatttaatttttcttttatgtttctaCAGGTCTGTGAGGAAAATCGCTTGATATGCAATCACATTTCTCCATGACTGTGGAAAATACAATGTTACAGAAAAATACTTTCCTTTTTGTCTGTACTTTAGGGgccttgttgttttattccatGAGTAGTTTTCATATTTGGGTTGTTGTGATTTTTCTCCTTACTGCTACTGCTAAATTATAGTCGTGTTTTTATGTGTCAAAGCAAACTCTCCCAATAAACTGCTGCAAATCAATATGGTCAGATTATCATTTCATATGTTACAACAGACATATCTTCAGCATTGCTTTGATATGCTCTGAGTCTCATGTACACAACCTACTCACTCCATATAGACTTTGACAACTattgctgtctgtgtgtttaaagACACACTAAGACCTGCAGTCATCTGAACATATGTTTCTGAGTGAAACCGACTAGCTGTAAATGATCACAAAGGTCTAGCTTTCTGTACTGTGGAAAGATATTCTAGGATTCCCTACTCGCATCTTCCTTCAACAAGCCTGTCGTCGGACagttttcctccacctcccctaTTCTGTCCCTCCATTCATGCAGCGTTGCCTCCATTTACGATGGCGTCcgctccctctctgtctccacttTTCAAGCCTCCCATGTTATGACTGTCTTACTACCGTGTGCCGTGGTGCTCTCTGCACTGGCAGACCTCAGGGGATGGTGGTCTTGAGGATAACGACGATACTGTAAGACAAGCCTCTGCTCAAAGACTTGACTTCCTGTTACACGCAGTACCAGAGAGTCTGCTCAGAATGCACATCTTAGTATCTGGACATCCTGCAGTCTGGTGCATTCAGTTGTCCCTCCATGTTGTAAGTAAAGAATAAAAACGGGGGTCACTTTCATGTCCTTTCATGCCCCTGAAAATGCTATGTCGTGTATATAGAGGCAAACATGAGggacttttcttttccaaagCTTGTTTACAACATCCAATTATAATTTGACAGTAATGTCGAATGTTTGTAGTGCATGCAATACGTTAAAAAGATTATCATAAATATGCACTATTgaccttttcacagcagacacagaaaaatacacggaccctgaaactgaagcagctaaatggcaTTCAGCCATAATTCATTTTCCTATTCACACATGTGCTTTTTCTTACTGGAACATATCACAATAGATTATGTAAAAATGTCATATTGTGCATTAAATAAATACCCTCATATCTATTTTCCCGTAGATATGTTCAAATAGTTAATAGTTAAATGAGATTCCATCTCAAACTGAAAAtaacattacaacattaaaGCAACAgtgatatatttttgtttgggCCTCTTGGGGGCAGCAGCACAAGTGGTAAAcagaacatgtgtatatatatatatatatatatatatatatatatatatatattatatatatattatatatatatatatatatatatatatatatatatatatagacacccAAAAAAGAATTGTTATGGCTAAgggttgcttatttacacatcagCAGTCACGGAGCAACATAAtttatttggagttgtgtttctggccacaTGATTGATCGGACTTGATTATtgactctccttttagctctgtgttgTTGTCCCTGTAAACTCCTGTCAAACTATCTTAGCAGTTAAATGCTCCACAATGTTCACCAGATAACTGCCTGCAGCTTGGTGCTGGACAGGTAGCACACAGCAGGTTTATCAGAGCTCTGTCTCTGAAAACTGCTTCCGCCACTGATGCGAGCGGTAAGACTGGAACGAAACAGTAAAGCTacgtgaaaacaaaacaagagttTAATGATTAATATCAAAATGCCTGATTAGTACAGCTTTAATAATGACTGCTTTCCATGTAGGGGTTCCTGTTGCCCGAGCCTTGCCACAGTGCATGCTGGGTTAGGGTCATGGCTTACTGTCACCTGAATGGAACAAGGTCATTATTAATGTTATCTTAACCCCCTGTGCTCGTCCTGCTGTGACCATTCAAAACGTCTGCCATAGTGAAAGTTTGTTTTGTAGATTTACAGTTCAATAACAGAAATATGAGCCGTGCAGCTGTGATGAAACAGTATTTATTTGACGGCAGTCATATATACCTCCTTGCCACGTGTATCAAACAACAAGCAGTACGAAAGTTTTGCTCTTGCACAAAATGtcaccaaaataaaagacacattcaCAATCGTGAGCCAGTTTTTGGCAGTTCTTGTTCTTTGGAAGCTTACTCAGAAATCAAGGAAAGGTTGCTGTATTTTAAAACACGACAGGTAAGATTTAGGAAGACTTTTTGACCCATCCTTTGCCTTCCGTACGACTGCATTCGATGCACAGTATTTCTTTGCATAATCCAAAATTTAGGATAGTTGATCTCACTCATTGAAAACCAAGAGGTTAGAACTTGGATACGTTTGTGTGTCTaactaagaaaaaaaataggCTTCGTGTGAGAAAAATGGAAGATCTGCTACATAAAATAAACAGTGGGGCTGAACGACATTCATCTGCTACCAGACAGCACGGTTTTACATCAGACGTGAAAGACGTTCCTTGGACAGTTTATACAGGTTTGGTGAAACGTTGTGATGCCTTCAAATACTTCTACTTCCTCCTTACATCAAGGTTCAGTCCGTTTGGTCCAGTTTGGTCCAGTTTGGTCTGGTGTGGTGCGGCTGTGGCTGAGCTGGACTTCATGGTGCAGCTGTGGTGGCTGAGGTATGAGGTTTGGTGAGGCTTGTGGTCTTCAacacttcctccctccttttctcacATCCTTACATGCTTTTCTCACCCACTCGATTACACATAGCTGCGGTAACTTCaaagaggacaggaaggaaggTAGCGGTACGATCACACAAAGTATTTCTTTTCACTGAGACATCGTACAGTAGTAACATGACTGTGTCGCCATGCACAGGGCGTTGCAACAAACTACTACAGTGCATGTTTTAAAAGCGTGGACACCTTTAGCATGTGAAGGCACGTCCGGCGCAACGTGCCCGTCTTTGTCAAGAACTAGTGAATCCTTTGTGTGAGCGCAGCTTTGGGAGGTGTGGGCCAAGTGTTAGAACGAGAGTAGCATTATTGTCCTAAGTTCTCCAGGGTTGCGAGTGATCAGGGGGACATGGCTGTCAGGAAGTACCCAGTCATCGAGCGGTGCTGCCGGACACAGAGCTGCTGCCCGAGCTGGAGCCACTGGAGCCCCGGTCTTCATAGATGGATATCTCTATCTGGTGGGAGAGTTAAGGACCAACAATTTGCTGTGGAGTGTGGTtaattatacattaaaaaaatgatgataACGCCTCAGTCTACATGCACCCAAAAACATTGAGTAAGGATACAACACGCATTCCCCTTTCGATGGGATCTGTGACGAGCAGCCCTCTGGGAGCAAAGATCTTCTCATTCTGCTCCTGAATGTACTTGGCTATCTTCTTCAACACCTAACACACAGGCAGAAGTAAAACGAGGAATGCCGTGGAATCCCCAACATgttaatcatcatcatcctaGCCTATTAAAAACGCATCGAGTGTGAGATCGCCAGTCTGAACCTTCTCGTAACGTGTCTCCATGCAGAGGAAGATGAGGTATGCTGTAGTGCAGGCCAGACACCCCTCCAGGTAGGACTGGCCTCCTATCTTCTCTGCCTCTGCATAGTAGTTGTTCAACGTCTTCACAGTGTCCTCAAACAGTGTCCGCTCAATCTGGAGACGCAGAGTCGGGAGTAGCAGGGTTAGGATTAATAGAGGTCAGACAAGACGGGGAGAGAAAGTAAGGCATCGGACATGACACAAAAGGTCCAAATCCCACTGGGAACCTTTCAGTTATATCATATGTGTATTTACCACTCGGCAACCATGAGCAGTTTGGTCAATAAGGAGATAAATCAAACTTATATAGGCATTGTTCTGTTTTTACTGTTAACCACACTAAACACAACATGAATTATCTGTACAGGGCAGAGACATGTCAAACATTTGTGGGAAGTAACATGTTCATTTGTTTGTCACTACTGCAACATCCAATATACAGTAAGTATTCCCCAGATATACctcttttcaaatgtattcattttcaaTTACTCGTGTGTTTCTGAATGTACAGGAGTCGGTGGGGTAATGGCTGTTCATGAGTTAAAACATGTTCtaagaaatgtttatattaggCTGTACTGATTAAATACAAACATGATTACATACAGTAATTACCACATATGGctttacatttaattatcaAACCTCTCTTTCAGTCACACAACACGGTTGGTGgcactaataaataaataaaagtatgcTCACCCTGCTCTCCAGCTCAGAGGGGAACTTGGTCTGAAACCTGCAGGTGGTTCCTTCGCTGTAGTCTCTCTGGATGAAGACTTTATTCGCCAGAGATGCGCTGTGCCTCAACTCTTGCAGATTGTggaactgaggaggatcaaacacagacaaacacagtgagctTTGTGCGCAATGTGTACAAACAGTAGCCGGTTTGGACATGTAGGATGACAGAGGAGAAGCAGATGAGATGCGATCAATCAGCCCGTTGCTCAGTGTCCGCACTCATATTCTGCCTGGTTGTCTGTTGGAGCAGAGCCCAGCATCGGACACACgatccttctcttcctctctgatcGTACAGGGGGCGAAGCTCGCAGAAGACGGGACAACATTTCATTACAGCTCACAACAGATCGATCAGCTGGAACAAGATGAGGCGGACTGATTAAAGGCCAACAACCTCTTGTAACACAAGGTGGTTGTCTTGGGAATGTTGATTGcatcgaggtgtgtgtgttggataaaTAGATAAAAAGTTTCAGCACCAttctttgttttaaattgtatttctgAAAAAAGCACAGAAGCAGGCTTGGAAAGCAGCGAGGAAGGTCAGGGCGGCGTGGcttctgtccatggtgctgaacgcCGTGCTtccgcatgtgtgtgcgcgcgcgcgcgcgcgtgtgtgtgtgtgtgtgtggtcactgTCCACAACATCACCGGATTAACGGGGCGTCTCAACAgacaaaaacaccaaaacagCTTAACATCGCGGGGACGTGATCCGCTGTTTTTGCCTCATCTCAGATCCCGTGAAGCACAGCTGAATTGCAAATGTAgtctttttccttttattttcaaaaacGAGCAAAACACGTTTTacatgaaggaaaaaaagaaacaagaaaaaccGAGCGGCGCGCGGTCGCCACCGGCGTGATAATGTAGGACACACGGAGCCGTCAGTGGCGACTGAAGTGAGCCGCTCGGCGAGGCAGTTTCACCGTGTGCAGCCCTCAATGCTTCGTGGACCACGTTAACTgcacctgtttttattttaatggtcATACACTTGGTAATGCTCGTAAGGAAAACCTCCAGcagggaaataaaaagagataaCATGCCAGTCTTACCTCTGTCGCCATGTTGCCACCCGCCGCCGTGGGGACGAGTCCCTGCATGCCGCTGAAATCGCTTTAGTGGGACAGattggaggagtggaggggggcggggggaggagaGCGGTGAGGGGCGGAGCTAACACAAGTGCCGTGTGCAGGTCCTATGATTTCATATTTTCCACTGTCTCACGCCGGTGCTGGTGTTACTAACATCAAGGATGACCCTTTAAAccgtgacagtgagccagcatgcacaaccTCGACCCTGACGCTAAGACAGTTCAATGCAATTCATTCTAATTATGTCTTTTGACTCGTGCTGTTTATTGTTATGGACCAATCAGTCAAATTGCTTGTCTTTGCAAACTTGTCAATAAACAGTCTGTCATTCTGATTACACTGaatttggatttaaaaaagataaacaatcACTTATCAGTTTATTTGAAACTGCAAACTCTGAAACAAAATGGGATCTTTCAACATTACTCTGAGTAGTCTTGATATTCAGTTGCTTTTATTCAAGCGTTTTTAATATGGCCGAACTTGTTTCTATGTATCGGACGCAAAGACAGCAGAACATTGACAGAAATCTCACATCAAAAGACCATACGTATCACTTTTAAGTTGATGAAATCATCAACCATGAGTTTATTTCAACAGTGGCATAATTCATTCATAAAATAAGGGCAATATATACAGACTTGATCATTAGGTCAAATAATGACTTGCACTTTCTGaagatttaaattaaatatattagcTATAGGGGAACAACAAAGTAACAGTGTATATGGGAATTAcaataaaagcaaagcaaactATTACAATCATGTGTCTGAATCATGTTTAAAACAACCACCACGATCCACATTTTGGGATACGGCGCCTTCACGTCAATTCTTTTAAGTCCTGCTTGCAAGAGAGTGAGGCTCTGATGACGATTTCAGCTGGTTGTTAGTCCATTTAAATCAACTATATTTCCAGTTGGGTCGACTTGGATCCAGTTAGAGGAAAAGCACAGGCTCCAGGGATCTGAGTCTGACTTATAGGCTGCTGCTTTACTCCAAAACTCACACAGGAAAAAGGACGACGACAATGACGCTGCTTCAATTTCAACAAGTAATCAAAGCCACGTTCAATATCCTCCAGAACCCCACCACTGGCAACTTGTCTAAAATGTAGTGTTCTGCCATAGAGTTACTATTGTTTTATGGAATGTCATATTTTTCCCCTTATGTCTTGTGAGCTCCTCAAGCAGGTGGGGGACAAAAACATTGTCCCCAATGACCTGGACCAACCCAGAACTAATCACATGACATTGTTGACCAGCTACAGGGTAAAGTGTATTGGTGACCAGCCAGTATTGTCAATCATAGAGCTTCATTTGGTCGTGCATCCATTATTTTGTTCATCTGAACAAACCAAATTAAAACTTTTGGGTCTTAGTCCTCCCAGCGTTACAGAACAGTTCAACTGCGGGTTGAAGAAATCCATATTTGACTTGTGTGGCGAGGCAACGCCTGTAAAACCATCAGCAGCCTATAAACCAGACACCACCAGCCCAAACCTTCACAGTGTGCACCTCCCCCTGCTCAGCAAAGGGAACAAGTCCTTTGATCTTGGAGCCGCGGTGCTCTGAAGCCAGTCTCATTGATTCAAGGAGGTCCAGTTCTTCATTGAGAGTTGAAACAGGAAATATTTAACACATTACCGTAGAAGTCCCATATGCAACACAAGTAGTTTAGGAGGGATGCTACTGCTAAaggcaaaaaaaaggggggggggggggttcctcaCAGATATAAGTGCCTTAACTAGAAAAGAAAGGCATGTTTTAGGGATTCAGTAACTTGGAGGGCTCGGGGAGTACGAACAGTGAATGGCCCCCAGACATCTCACTATAACTTGATGAGAGAGGAATTACAggcagcacaaacaaacacagtctCTCTCTGGGCCTCTGGAGCTGAAGAAGAGAGAACAATGAGAGAATATGATCAGAAGTCAACACACAGAGTAAGAGAAACCGAGACAAGGTAATGCAACTTTGTTagtccaaaaataaaatgtgcaaatgagtCAGTTTTCTCACCTGTTGCCCCATGACAAGACCTCAGCACCTTGAAGGAACAGCAACGGGAACAGAAGCTGTTGCACAGTTACTGCAGCTCCTCTGTAATACAAAGAGTAAATTGCATTGAAGCTCATGACAACAGAATAGGATGATGCCTAAATATATCTGTATCTGTTGTCACACGTTCTCAGTCTCACCCTTTTCTTCAGCACAGAGAAGACCGCGTTGCAGTTAGAACAGTTGCCTTTGGATAAAAACACAAGGAGATGAATAGTAttgtgaaaaactaaatgaaacgcACCTGTTCAGGGCAGCGATTTGAGACTGACCTCAAGACAGCTTCTTCTTTAATCACTGAGCTAAATAAACCAGTGGATGAGTCAGAGCAGACTGACCTGTGCTGGTGGTGGGGTAGCGTTTACGCAGTTTCTCCGTCAGTTTAGACACTTTGCTGCGTATTGGTTCGTTGCGGCTCAAGAGACCATTTTCAGAGACGGTGTCATACTCAGGAGCTCCAAGAGgcccatcatcatcctcctggGGGAGAGGGAGTGTGGAGGGGGACAAAGAAAAATGCAGTCAGACACTGTGTAATCTGGAATGTGTCTTTTGGAGTATGACAACCTGGCCAAGGAACCGAGCCAAACTCAGCGGTAgggagaaatggagagaaaattcATTGTGAATTGACAGATAGATGTTTGGCAAATAAATCAAGCAGGGTGATGAGAAGTACTAAGGCCACTAGTGAGATAGACAAAAGTGGAAAACACTTGTATCTAAATGGAAATATACATGCATGTTTATATGGCTGCACTTGAACATAAAGACACCAAACCCCCAAAAgagttgagagaaaaacaattaGTATCCTGATATCCTCCTAATGCTGACCACAAAGATAAAAGAAGCATTGTCTATACCTCTATAATGGGAACAAATATAGTGATTTTGTTTAGTTGACAAGGACATTGTATTATTGCAGATGTTAGGCCTTGTGTAATTTATGTTCATCCGGTAGCGTTTTCACCATCTATTAGTGGAATTGTCCTTTTTGTACCGTTATGGTTACAgactctctccacctccctacactcacattttaaataacattgAAGATCAGTTTTACTGATACCCTTATCTTTTTCTTCTGCTTATTCTCTACAGAATCGTGATAACGTCCTTATGAATTATTTTGACCACTATAATCGTGGAGTGAGAATCTAATATAGAGACCGGCCTTGCTCAATATACCAACCAAAATGTATACCTCCATCTACCGACATGTTTCCAATATAAGACTCAACAATGTCCCTCCCCCACTTTCTGGAAACTAATAAGCTAATATCAGGTTGGTACCCATCCTCATCCAATGAAAAGCCCCGCTATGACTTTGTAGGAGTAAGAGAAACAAGCCGGGCTTTTAGGGGACAGGATCACTTGtttctgcttcctgtgtgttgAACAGTAGGGAGCCAGTTTGAAAACGGCAACATCTGAAACGTACAGTCTGCTAATCAGAAactctaaaatatatatatgctgttttGCAGAAACTCTTTCAGATGTTGTTATTTAATAAAGGGTATGCTACTATGTTTAAAACGCTTGTCCATAACATGCTTtcaatcaaaacacacaaacactgaaacacattaaTGAGTCCATCTTTCTGAGATTTCACTCGTGCAAAACATCTCATGAACAATGACATTCATGCAGACTAGAAATGAATGAGCACTCTGTACGATGGGATTACTGGAGACAACAATTATGGGCCTGTAATTCTAGAGTTACTATCACTATCACATAACTCATGCTAAGGGAacagcacacagacagatggatggactaTGAATCTACTTACCACTAAGACCAGAGGGGTTTCCTTATCAGGAAGCAGAACAACACAGGAGAAAAATGTTACCCACAAACACTGCTAATATTCAGTGTGATGACACAGGCTCATACCGTGAGAACCATGCTTCAAAAAGCAAAGCAAGAACTACACCACAAGGTCACCTCACACAAGGTTACTGCACATGAAGTCGTTGTTCATGTGTCAAGTAGTTTCTTTAGTGCGAGttcagggggtggggggggtgggggggggggggggggggggggggggggggggggactcacaTGCAGGGACACCGAAGGTTCCTGAGTGCAGAGGACAGCAGAGGAAAAACAGGACAAACATAATGATTGGAGGATTTTGTTACACACAATCATGGCCAGCTCCAACAATTGTGATTGAGTTTTTTCCTTAAATTTACCAGCTACGTTTATCATACAGCGGCTAATATAACAAGAGATATTATAGATGCCATGTTGTTAATTTCCCGAGGGCGGTCGACTGATTGATGTGTTGAATTACAGatctataaaaatgttttttagacACAGaatcacataaaaaaacacttaaaatctTGTGTTTACTAGATATGTGCTCATGagtttcttggaaataattTTTAGTAGACTGAGACCAGAAACAACCAGCTAGTCGACTAAGAGGGGGAAGCCCTACATTTACCCATCAAAGCTGCTCCAACAAAGCAAGGGGTTTACAGAtttatggaataaaacaaaCTGTGATAAGAAAATGTTGTAGAAAAGTGTACAATTAGGTTAGAGTAGTAGTTACCTCAATGGCATCCTTAAATTCATCATCAGGCTCTgcctcctcagcttcctccacGCTGCCAGGAGACAGGTCCTGTtatcaaacacagacacacacatga is a genomic window containing:
- the golga7ba gene encoding golgin A7 family, member Ba, which encodes MQGLVPTAAGGNMATEFHNLQELRHSASLANKVFIQRDYSEGTTCRFQTKFPSELESRIERTLFEDTVKTLNNYYAEAEKIGGQSYLEGCLACTTAYLIFLCMETRYEKVLKKIAKYIQEQNEKIFAPRGLLVTDPIERGMRVIEISIYEDRGSSGSSSGSSSVSGSTAR